The Miltoncostaea marina DNA window GCGTCCTCGGCGAGGTTCGGCAGCCCGGCGAGGATCGCGTCGCGGCGCCCCTCCAGCTCGCGCAGCTCCTCCTCCTGGCGGGCCAGGTCGTCGCCCAGGCGCCGGGCGTCGGCCTCGAGCGCCGCCGAGTCCTCGCCGGCCCGGCGGGCCTGGCCCACGGCCTTGCTGATGCGGGTGCGCTCGGCGCGGGTCGCCTCGACGGCGGTGCGCAGCGCCCGGGCGGCCTCGTCGGCGGCCAGCAGGTCGCCCAGCGCGCCCTGCTCCCCGCGCCGCGCCAGCCCGGCGGCCACGCGCTCCGTGTCCGCGCGGATCAGCCTGAGGTCGAGCACCGGCTAGCCGTCGTCCCCGTCGGCCTGCTGCTCGTCGAACGCGGCGATGACGGCGTCGAAGTCGTCGCCGAACACGAACGCGCGGCGCAGGCCCGTGATCTCGAACACGCGCCGCAGGCGCCGGTGCGGGCAGATCAGGCCCAGGCGCCCCTCGCCGGCCCGCGAGCGGTTGAGCAGGCTCACCAGGGCGCCGAGCCCCGACGAGTCGAGCAGGGTGACGTCGGTGAGGTCGATGACCAGCGGCGTGGTGGCCGGGTCGAGGTCCTCCAGGTCCTGCCGGAAGCCCGAGACGGTGTAGATGTCGAGCTCGCCGCCGAGGATCACGAGCATGACCCCGTCGCGAGCCTCGGTGGTCACGTCCAGGCTCATGCGCGGGATGCTACCGGCCGGGGCCCCGGAGCCGCGTCGCGGCCCGGGGCCCCGCCGGGCAGCTACTGCAGGCTGACCACGTAGGCGACGACGTTGTCGAGGTCCTCGCCCTGCGCCAGGCCCGGCGGCATGGCGCCGCGGCCGTTCTCCACGGTCTGGCGGACGACGTCGGGGGTGAGGCCCTTGCCGGCGAGCTGCGGGCCGATGCCGCCGGCGTCCTGGCCGTTGTTCATGTGGCAGCTCGTGCAGGTCGAGGCGAAGAACTGCTGGCCGGCGGCCGCGTCGCCGCCGGTGGCCTCCTCGCCGCCGCCGCCCCCGGCGGGCGCCTCGGCGCCCCCGCCGGCGTCCTGGCCGCCGTCGGTCTCGACACCCGCCCCCGCGCCGCCGGGCGCCGGGGCGCCGGGCGCGGTCACGGTCTCGCCGTTCGAGTCGGTCTGGAGGGCGCTGTTGACGACGGTCGGGGCGCCATCCGGCGTCCGGGCCTCCTCATCGCTGCTCTCGACGCAGCCGGCCAGGAGGCCGGCGGCGGCCACGAGGACCACCATCGGAAGGACAATCCAGCGCCTGCGCACCCACTCACCCCCGGTTCGTCGGATCGGCCCCGGATCATATGCGCCGGAGCGTCAGAAACAACGCGACGGATGTCACCCGGGCGCGCCGCGACGGGCGCTGGCGCGACATCGCGGTAGCCTTCCGGAACCGTGATCCGGACCCTCCAGGGCGAGGCGCCCGACATCGCCGCCGGCGCGTGGGTGCACGACGCCGCGGAGGTGATCGGGCGCGTGCGGCTCGGCGCGGGGGCCTCCGTCTGGCCGCGCGCGGTCGTCCGCGGTGACACGGAGCGCATCGTCGTGGGCGCCGGCTCGAACGTGCAGGACGGCGCGGTGCTGCACGCCGACCCCGGGTTCCCCTGCCTGATCGGCGAGCGGGTCACCGTGGGGCACCT harbors:
- a CDS encoding STAS domain-containing protein; protein product: MSLDVTTEARDGVMLVILGGELDIYTVSGFRQDLEDLDPATTPLVIDLTDVTLLDSSGLGALVSLLNRSRAGEGRLGLICPHRRLRRVFEITGLRRAFVFGDDFDAVIAAFDEQQADGDDG
- a CDS encoding c-type cytochrome; its protein translation is MVVLVAAAGLLAGCVESSDEEARTPDGAPTVVNSALQTDSNGETVTAPGAPAPGGAGAGVETDGGQDAGGGAEAPAGGGGGEEATGGDAAAGQQFFASTCTSCHMNNGQDAGGIGPQLAGKGLTPDVVRQTVENGRGAMPPGLAQGEDLDNVVAYVVSLQ